TTCACCCGGATGCAGCGCCGGGTCGCCGCCCGGCTCGACCACATCATCACCGTCTCCGGCACCTCGAAGACCGAGATCGCCGAGCACCTGGGCGCCGCTCCCGGCGCGATCTCGGTGGTGCCGATCGGCGCCGACACCCGGCTCTGGTCGCCCTCCCCGGAGGTCGCCGCGGTCCCGGGCCGGATCGTCACCACCTCCAGCGCGGACGTGCCGCTGAAGGGCCTGGTGCACCTCGTGGAGGCGCTGGCCAAGGTCCGGACCGAGCGGGACGCGCACCTGGTGGTGGTCTGCAAGCAGCGCGGCGAAGGCCCGGTGGCGGAGGCCGTCCGGCGCTTCGGCCTGGAGCCGTACATCGAGTTCCGCAGCGGGCTGACCGACCAGGAGCTGGTGGACCTCTACCGCTCCGCCGAGGTGGCCTGCGTGCCGTCGCTGTACGAGGGCTTCTCGCTGCCGGCCGCCGAGGCGATGGCCACCGGCACGCCGCTGGTGGCCACCACCGGTGGGGCGATCCCCGAGGTCGCGGGCCCGGACGGGGAGACCTGTCTGGCGGTGCCGCCGGGCGACGCCGGCGCGCTGGCGGCGGCCCTCGGCCGACTGCTGGACGATCCGGAGCTGCGGGCGGCGCTCGGCGCGGCCGGCCGTGAACGGGTGCTGGCCCGGTTCACCTGGGAGCGGGCGGCCGAGCTGACCGCGGACCGCTACCGGGCGGCGATCGCCACCGGCGCCGGGCAGCGGGCCAGGGCCGGCGCGGGCTGGCGCTACGTCGCCTGACGGCCTGGTCGCGTGCGGCGACCGCCGGGCCGCGTGCGTCACCCGAGTGACGTGACGTCAAAAACGTTTGGTACCAAGGAATGGGAGCCCCGCAGTGCTGACCGTCGATTTCTCGCGCTTCCCGCTCGCCCCCGGCGACCGGGTGCTCGACCTGGGCTGCGGCGGGGGCCGGCACGCCTTCGAGTGCTACCGGCGCGGCGCCCAGGTGGTCGCCCTCGACCAGAACGCCGAGGAGATCGCCGAGGTCCGGAAGTGGTTCGCGGCGATGGCGGAGGCGGGCGAGGCCCCGGCCGGCGCGTCCGCGGTGGCGGTGGAGGGCAATGCGCTGGCGCTGCCGTTCGAGGACGAGTCCTTCGACAAGATCATCATCTCCGAGGTGATGGAGCACATCCCCGACGACAAGGGGGTGCTGCAGGAGATGTTCCGGGTGCTCAAGCCCGGCGGGCTGCTCGCCGTCACGGTGCCGCGCTGGCTGCCGGAGAAGATCTGCTGGGCGCTCTCCGACGAGTACCACGCCAACGAGGGCGGCCACATCCGGATCTACCGCGGCGACGAGCTGCTGGAGAAGCTGACCGACGCCGGGCTCACGCCGTACGGCACCCACCACGCGCACGCCCTGCACTCGCCGTACTGGTGGATCAAGTGCGCGGTCGGCGTCGACAACGACAAGGCCCTGCCGGTCAAGGCCTACCACCAGCTGCTGGTCTGGGACATCGTCGGCACGCCGGTGATCAGCACCCTCACCAAGGCCGCCGAGAAGGCCCTCAACCCGGTCATCGGCAAGAGCTTCGTCGCCTACGCCAGCAAGCCGCAGCGGCCCGCGGCCCCCTCGGCCCGGCCCGCCGACGAGGCCGGCGCGTGACCGCCGCAGTCCCGGAGGCGCTGCTGCTGGACGGGGTGCTGGACGCCGAACAGGCCGCCGCGACCGTCCGCAGCATCCTCGCCGAGCAGCGGCCGGACGGGGCCATCCCCTGGTTCACCGGGCACCACCTGGACCCCTGGGACCACACCGAGGCCGCGATGGCCCTCGACACGGCCGGCGAGCACGCCGCCGCCGAGGCCGCCTACCGCTGGCTGGTCGACCGGCAGAACGCCGACGGCTCCTGGTACGCCGGCTACACCGACGGCGAGGTGTCCAACGCGTCCAAGGAGACCAACTTCTGCGCGTACATCGCGGTCGGGGTCTGGCACCACCACCTCAGCACCGGGGACGACGCCTTCCTGGAGTGGATCTGGCCCGCGGTCAGGCGCGCCCTGGACTTCACCGTCGGCCTGCGGCTGCCCGGCGGCCCGATCGCCTGGCGGCTCGACGAGGACGGCACCGCGCCCGACGAGGCGCTGCTCACCGGCTCGTCCAGCATCCTGCACGCGCTGCGCTGCGGGCTGGCCGTCGCCGACTACCTGGAGGAGCCCCAGCCCGACTGGGAGCTGGCGGCCGGGCGGCTGCGGCACGCGGTGGCCCGCCACCCCGAGCGGTTCCTCGACAAGGACCGCTTCTCGATGGACTGGTACTACCCGGTGCTCGGCACCGCCCTGCGCGGCCCGGCCGCGGTGGAGCGGATAGCGCGGGACTGGGACCGCTTCGTGGTGCCCGGCCTCGGCGTGCGCTGCGTCAGCGACCGCCCCTGGGTGACCGGCGGGGAGAGCGCCGAACTGGCGCTCGCCCTGTGGGCGGTCGGCGAGTCCGACCGCGCGGTGGAGATCCTGCGCTGGATCCAGCGGCTGCGGCACACCGACGGCTCGTACTGGACGGGGTACGTCTTCGAGGACGACGCCGTCTGGCCGGAGGAGCGCACCACCTGGACGGCCGGGGCGCTGCTGCTCGCGGTGGCCGCGCTGGGCGGCGACCCGGCCACCGTCGCGGTCTTCGGCGGCGACCAGCTGCCGGCCGGGCTGCTGGTGCAGGACTGCTGCTGATCCGCCGGCCGCGGCCGACGCGAAGGGGGCGGGACCGGATCTCCGGTCCCGCCCCCTTCGCACTGCTCGCCGGGCGTCAGCCGCGCTGGATGCCCGAGGTGTCGTTCAGCACGCCCTGGCTGCCGTCCTGCAGCTGGGCGACCAGGGCCGCGCCACGCTGCTCGACCGCGAGGTACCAGGTGCCGGGGACGAGCTCGCCCACCGGGCCGCCGTGCGGGTTGTCCTTCGGGGCCAGCTGGCGCTGCTCCGGGACGGCGAACCAGAACGGTGCGAAGTCCGCGGCCGGTGCGGCCGGTGCGGGCGCCGCCTGGGCCTGGACGGGCTGCGGCTGGGCCGGCTGGCCGCCGAGCGAGGCGTCCTGCGGCTGGCCGGGCGCCGGGTAGCCGTACCCGCCCTGCTGCGGCTGGCCGTAGGCCGGCGGCTGCGCGGCCTCCTGGCCGGGGACGGGGTAGCCGTACTGGCCCGGCTGCGGCTGGCCCTGGGCCACGCCGGGCGCCGGGTAGCCGGCCGCGCCGGGGTAGCCGGGCTGGACGGCCGGCTTGTCGGTGACCAGCGGGGCCTGCAGGGCGGGCACCAGCGGACCGGCGGCGGCCGCGCCGGCCAGCACGATCAGCGCGAGGACCGCCAGCCAGGCGCCGAAGCCGTGACCGTACGCCGAGCTGTCACCGCCGCCGCCGAGCGCCCAGACGCCCGTCCACAGCGCGGCGACCGCGAAGGCGATGCCCCACTGGTCGAGCCGCAGGCCGAGCACCTGGCGGGTGGTGGCGGCCGTGCCCTGGAAGCGCTGCACCAGGATCAGGGCGGCGGCGGCCAGGCCGAGCAGGAACACCGACGGCAGGATCGGGAACAGCCCGGTGTTCCAGGCGTTCTGGGAGGCCGAGTAGCAGGTCGAGCTCTTGACGCCGGAGCAGGCGTCGAAGGTGGTGTACGGCAGGAAGGAGGCGATGAACAGCAGGACGGCCGCACCTGCGACGGCGGCGTCTCCCCTGGTGAGAGCGCGCAGATTCACTAACGTTCCCCTCGTTGGTGTGTCGTGGACGGCAGTTTGCGTGTCCGGATTGCCGGACCGGTCACCGGACGGGAAAACTCCCGAACGGACCAAGAGCCTAGGGCCAACGCCCGAGCGTGTGCACGGCGGGCTCCGGAATGGGGCGAAGTCGTTGCAAAAGCAGCCCCGCTGGTCAGCCCGGTGTGGTCAGATACGTCGTCAGCGCGTCGGCGATGCCCTGCGCGGCCAGCTGGCGCCATTGAGGGTCCGTCATCCGCTGCGCGTCGCCCGCGTTGCGCATGTTGCCGCACTCGATGAAGACCTTGGGGACGGCGGAGAGGTTCAGCCCGCCCAGATCGGAACGGGTGTCCAGGCCCTGCGCGGCGATGTAGTCGGCGAACGGCTCGCCGGTGGCGGCCTTGAAGCTGTCCCGCAGCAGCAGGCCCAGGCGGTGCGAGGGCGCGACGATCGCGCCGTTCGCGGCCCGCCCGGCGGCGACCTTCGCCGGCATGATCACGTGGAAGCCGCTGCCGCCGGCGGGGCCGCCGTCCGCGTGCACGGACACCGCGGCGTCCGCGTGCGCGGTGGTGCCCGCCTTGGCCCGCTCGTCGATGCAGGGTCCCCACGGCTTGTCACCGTCCTGGGTGAACACCACCGTCGCGCCGCGGGCCTCCAGGATCGTCCGGGCCCGCCGGGAGACGTCCAGGGTGTACTCGGCCTCGGAGTAGCCGGCGTTGGTGGAGGTGCCGGTGGTGTCGCACTCCTTGCGGGCGTTGCCTATGTCGACCTGTCGGTTGATCTCGGCGGTGTGCGCCGAGTTGTTGGTGTTGTGCCCGGGGTCGATCAGCACGGTCCGACCCACCAGCACCCGGCCGACCGGCTCCGCCGGGGCCGTGGTGGCGGGCGCCGTCGAGGGCGCCGCGGACGCGCTGCCCTCCACCGGGGCGACGGCCGGCGCGGACACCGCACCCGCGCCCGCCGGGGTCGCGGCGGCCGGCCGGGGCGTCGACAGCCCCGGGTCCGGCGCCGGGTCCGAGGCGGCGGCCGACGCGGTGCCCGAGGACTTTCCGGTCACCGCCTGCCAGCCCAGCCAGCCCGCGAAGCAGAGCGGCAGTACGGCGCCGACGACGGCCACCACGTGCAGCCGGGTACGCCGGGGCCGGGCCTCGGCCGCCGGGCCGTCGGGGGAGCGGGAGGGGTCGGGGTGCTGAGGGGTGGTGCCGGTCACGAGTCGTTCAGATCCTGTCCCAGGTGCGCGGCGTCAGCCCGTAGGTGTCGACGGCCGGTTTCCATTTCGCGACGAAGTCCTTCTTGGCGAGGGTGGCCTGCGGATTGAGTTCGTCCGCCCGCTTCTTCTCGGCCGTGGTCGGCGCGGTGCCGGCCGGGCAGCCCTGGGCGGAGACCGCCCGGGCCCAGGCCGCGTAGGCCCGGTCGATCTCGGCCGACTGCTGCCAGGCCGTCCGCAGCGACTGGACGGCATCCGCGCCGCCGGCCACATCCGCGAAGTCGAGTTTGGCGAGCTCGCCGAGCAGCTGCTCGCGCTGCTGGGCACCGGTGTCGAAAACCTGTGCGGCGCTCTCGATGTCCGCCTTGGCCGGGCAGCTGGAGACCTTGGCCACCGCGCTGCCGATCGGCGCCTTGGCTCCCTCGGCGCGGGCGAGCAGCTCGTCCAGCGCCTTGGCCTCGGTCTGCGCCTTCACCTGGTCGGAGCTGGGGCTCGCCGAGGGGCCGGCGGTGGTCGGGTCCGGCGCGGCCGCGGGCGCCGAGGCGTCCCCGCT
The sequence above is a segment of the Kitasatospora sp. NBC_00240 genome. Coding sequences within it:
- a CDS encoding glycosyltransferase family 4 protein translates to MTAQPLRIALLSYRGDPFCGGQGVYVRHLSRELARLGHHVDVIGSQPYPVLDEVPGPGSVRLVELPSLDLYRADDPFRTPALAEYRGPVDVLEVATMRTGGFPEPLTFSLRARQYLAAHKGRYDVVHDNQTLGYGLLGLERHGFPLVTTIHHPITVDRQLELDAAPNRLRRLSLRRWYSFTRMQRRVAARLDHIITVSGTSKTEIAEHLGAAPGAISVVPIGADTRLWSPSPEVAAVPGRIVTTSSADVPLKGLVHLVEALAKVRTERDAHLVVVCKQRGEGPVAEAVRRFGLEPYIEFRSGLTDQELVDLYRSAEVACVPSLYEGFSLPAAEAMATGTPLVATTGGAIPEVAGPDGETCLAVPPGDAGALAAALGRLLDDPELRAALGAAGRERVLARFTWERAAELTADRYRAAIATGAGQRARAGAGWRYVA
- a CDS encoding class I SAM-dependent methyltransferase; its protein translation is MLTVDFSRFPLAPGDRVLDLGCGGGRHAFECYRRGAQVVALDQNAEEIAEVRKWFAAMAEAGEAPAGASAVAVEGNALALPFEDESFDKIIISEVMEHIPDDKGVLQEMFRVLKPGGLLAVTVPRWLPEKICWALSDEYHANEGGHIRIYRGDELLEKLTDAGLTPYGTHHAHALHSPYWWIKCAVGVDNDKALPVKAYHQLLVWDIVGTPVISTLTKAAEKALNPVIGKSFVAYASKPQRPAAPSARPADEAGA
- a CDS encoding prenyltransferase, with the translated sequence MTAAVPEALLLDGVLDAEQAAATVRSILAEQRPDGAIPWFTGHHLDPWDHTEAAMALDTAGEHAAAEAAYRWLVDRQNADGSWYAGYTDGEVSNASKETNFCAYIAVGVWHHHLSTGDDAFLEWIWPAVRRALDFTVGLRLPGGPIAWRLDEDGTAPDEALLTGSSSILHALRCGLAVADYLEEPQPDWELAAGRLRHAVARHPERFLDKDRFSMDWYYPVLGTALRGPAAVERIARDWDRFVVPGLGVRCVSDRPWVTGGESAELALALWAVGESDRAVEILRWIQRLRHTDGSYWTGYVFEDDAVWPEERTTWTAGALLLAVAALGGDPATVAVFGGDQLPAGLLVQDCC
- a CDS encoding N-acetylmuramoyl-L-alanine amidase; the protein is MGWQAVTGKSSGTASAAASDPAPDPGLSTPRPAAATPAGAGAVSAPAVAPVEGSASAAPSTAPATTAPAEPVGRVLVGRTVLIDPGHNTNNSAHTAEINRQVDIGNARKECDTTGTSTNAGYSEAEYTLDVSRRARTILEARGATVVFTQDGDKPWGPCIDERAKAGTTAHADAAVSVHADGGPAGGSGFHVIMPAKVAAGRAANGAIVAPSHRLGLLLRDSFKAATGEPFADYIAAQGLDTRSDLGGLNLSAVPKVFIECGNMRNAGDAQRMTDPQWRQLAAQGIADALTTYLTTPG